A part of Miscanthus floridulus cultivar M001 chromosome 6, ASM1932011v1, whole genome shotgun sequence genomic DNA contains:
- the LOC136459306 gene encoding uncharacterized protein, whose product MQTEEVKSRFGRCPYCRAMIYQDLSAIIFYCSKCRTPIRGKNPQPTDETEYALAQLEILSADTASVFSDDVEPPIPRSAWAIEDDNGGRPPLQSRSATGRSSVPSTSRQGAGAASSSSYRDRDFGSVRTGPRSNGGALSSGPNRDHQTEAARSASPLHSRVTQLRPSSRRTKRSSTGDVDVRSDAGSDTQSDSDAPATATTSYYTRRSSPLSSQELEVATALSGFEPADLTRTPLSDPAFQKDLLQALDNLRKLIAAVDHPRSIGGHWQGAMPRLSASCNDESGGKRTITRRSSRLMRRLESQLTRALPAERPRRDASTSSSSSASSSRRGGTRARAHQCRPVLGGTPFVVCGECSEVLQLPPSLPAGRVSRLQCGGCGEAFELTLPAIGSTDLPKKIFSAPQPAAVCAGEDAEEYPLTRSNLSGEQPRAAGQLHRMLGYSSVSSVLRSRRYGEYS is encoded by the exons ATGCAAACAGAGGAGGTGAAGTCGCGGTTCGGGCGGTGCCCGTACTGCCGCGCCATGATCTACCAGGACCTCAGCGCCATCATCTTCTACTGCAGCAAGTGCCGCACGCCCATCCGAG GCAAGAACCCGCAACCCACCGACGAGACCGAGTACGCGCTCGCGCAGCTCGAGATCCTCTCCGCCGACACCGCCTCCGTGTTCTCCGACGACGTTGAGCCGCCGATTCCGAGGTCagcatgggccatcgaggatgACAACGGTGGGCGGCCGCCGCTGCAGAGCAGGTCAGCTACCGGAAGAAGCTCCGTGCCGAGCACGAGCAGGCAGGGCGCAGGAGCCGCGTCGTCCTCGTCGTACAGAGACAGAGACTTTGGTTCGGTTAGGACAGGTCCAAGAAGCAACGGCGGCGCTCTCAGCTCCGGCCCGAATCGGGATCACCAAACGGAGGCCGCGAGAAGCGCGTCGCCGCTGCACAGTCGCGTGACCCAGCTCCGGCCGTCGTCGCGGCGGACCAAGCGATCGAGCACCGGCGACGTGGACGTGCGCAGCGACGCGGGATCGGACACCCAGTCGGACTCCGACGCGCCCGCGACGGCTACTACGTCTTACTACACGCGCCGGTCGTCGCCGCTGAGCTCGCAAGAACTCGAAGTGGCGACGGCCTTGTCCGGATTCGAGCCGGCTGACCTTACGAGGACGCCACTCAGTGATCCGGCGTTCCAGAAGGACCTCCTGCAGGCGCTGGACAACCTCCGGAAGCTCATCGCCGCCGTCGACCATCCGCGGAGCATCGGCGGGCACTGGCAGGGCGCCATGCCTCGGCTGAGCGCGTCCTGCAACGACGAGAGCGGCGGCAAGCGTACGATAACGAGGCGCAGCTCCCGCCTCATGCGCCGCCTGGAGTCGCAGCTCACGCGGGCGTTGCCCGCCGAGCGCCCGCGCCGAGACGCCAGCACTTCGTCCTCCTCTTCGGCGTCGAGCAGCCGGCGCGGTGGTACCAGGGCGCGGGCGCACCAATGCCGCCCGGTGCTGGGCGGCACGCCGTTCGTTGTCTGCGGCGAGTGCTCGGAGGTACTGCAGCTACCGCCCTCCCTGCCCGCCGGCAGAGTCTCCAGGCTGCAGTGCGGCGGCTGCGGCGAAGCGTTCGAGCTGACGCTGCCGGCGATCGGCTCGACGGACCTGCCCAAGAAGATCTTTTCGGCTCCGCAGCCTGCTGCTGTCTGCGCCGGTGAGGACGCCGAGGAGTATCCGCTCACGAGAAGCAACCTGAGCGGCGAGCAGCCACGGGCGGCGGGGCAGCTGCACCGCATGCTGGGTTACAGCTCCGTTAGCTCGGTTCTACGCAGCCGGCGGTACGGCGAGTACAGCTGA